GGCGCCGAGGCAAGCATCTCATCTTGGCTCTCGATGATGCGTCGCACCTGGTGGTGCACCTTGGCATGACAGGCCAGCTGCTGCTCTCCCAGGGAGACGTTCCTCCCCCTCGGTTCGCTCGGGTGAAGTTCACCCTACAGGACGGGCGAGCTCTCTGGTACGCGGACATGCGCAAGTTCGGACGCCTCGGCCTGGTTCGTGACGTGACTGCCGATCTGGCCTCCCTGGGTCCCGAGCCCTTCGCCCCCGAACTCGACGCTGAGGCACTGCTGGCCCGCCTGGCGGGGAGGCGTCGCCCCATCAAATCGCTGCTCCTGGACCAGTCGTTCCTGGCCGGTCTGGGCAACATCTACGCCGACGAGGCGCTGTTCGAGGCAGGCATCCATCCCTGCACTCCTGCCAGAAACCTCACCTTGGCCGAGGCCGAACGGCTCCTGCAGAGCCTCCGCGGCGTGCTCGCTCGCGGCATCGCCAATAGAGGGACCACCATCGCCGACTACGTTGACGGGCAGGGCCGGCCAGGCACTAACCAATGGCAACTCCGCGTGTACGGCCGCGCCGGCCAGGACTGCCCCCGCTGCGGCCGCCCCATTGAACGGCTTCGGCTGGCCGGCCGCAGCACGTGCTTCTGCTCCTCCTGCCAGCCAAGCCGGCCGAAGGTCTAGTTGCGCGTTAGCGCTCGAATAGGTCGACAGGGTTGTCAACCAGCAAAGCGCGGGCAATCTCCAGTGCCTGCTCCTCTGTCATGGGCGCCATGTTGGGGTGCGTCCGGCTCCGCTCCACTCGATCGGCCAACACCCAGGCCAGCTCGTACTTGTACATCCTGAACTTGGGTAGAATGAACTCGGCGCAGTAGGCATCCGAGTAGTACCCGATCAGCTTCGATATCGGGACCACGTCCAGACGGCGCCGGGCCTCCCGGGCGATATCGACTGGGTTGTTCAGGTACCACCAGTGCCCACTGGGGTATACGTTGTGCCGTATCCACGCCGAGGCCGCCAACTCCAGCCCCATAGTGTCGGCCAGAACCGACACGGGGAACCGAACATCCCAGTACTCATTGAATAGGTAATCGTACCCCGCCAGAGAGTTCACCGAGTCGAGCAGGTCTCGACCGCCGGTCACGCCGCGCGGGTAGGCGCCCCTCCGCACCCCCACCATGAGGTGGAATGGCTTCCGCACCGCGCGGCAGTTGTCGGCGATGCGGTTCAGGGCGTATGCCGCCCAGACCATGCGGCTGCCCTGGTCCAGCACCTCGCCGGCTAGGGCCCGGTCCAGGATGGCCGCAGCATCCGCGCCGGAGACGGGCCGAGTCTGGACGCCCGGCCAGGTCGAGATGGCGGCGTAAGCCATGCCTAGATCCACGAACCGGCGGAACACCTGCTCCAGGGCGGCCTCGAAGTCGCTCGGTGAGCGCACTGTCACGCCCGACGCCCGCTCCAGACGCTCCCGCTCCTCTGCCTTGTCAATCTCGAACACGAACGAATCAGTCCGGAGACAAGGCACCAGCAGCTGGCGGTTCAGCCCCTCGAGCGGCTCGTCGCACTGGTTGGTCATGTAGATGCGTCGAATGTTGCTGCGCCGCAGCACCCGGTCACCATAGTCTGGCGCCTCGATGGCGTCCTGAGCCATGCGGTACAGCTCAGACCAAGAGCGAGACATCCACCAGCGTCGCTCGATGCCCAGGAACTCCTCCCCGATCGCCGCCAGCCACTCGAACTGGACCGTGTTAGCCAACAGGGGAAGGCGCTCCACCACCTGCCGTACCACTTCCTTCGGATCGGTCTCGTCGGCGAATCCGAGACGGTACTGGGCCGAGTTGGCCAGCTCGGTGTAGTAATGGTATCCGACGATGTCGGCTAAGCTCCGAGCGAACGGGCGGCGGGCGTCAATGTGAGTGTGAATGTCGTAGATGGGCAGGTCTTCGATCTGCTCGACCAGCCTGACGAGGAGCTCCGAATCCATTGACCCTCCGGGCAGCGCTGCTCGAGCGGGCCTCCGGGCCGGTCGGCTCGGCCCCACCCGCTCACCACGATACTAACGCGACGATCCGAGACCGTCAACGGCAAGGGCTCGAGCCGAGGTCGTCCC
The nucleotide sequence above comes from Anaerolineae bacterium. Encoded proteins:
- the mutM gene encoding bifunctional DNA-formamidopyrimidine glycosylase/DNA-(apurinic or apyrimidinic site) lyase; translation: MPELPEVETVARTLRPMLTGAAIAAVEVLDPLVVRPPGPAALASGLEGRRIVGIGRRGKHLILALDDASHLVVHLGMTGQLLLSQGDVPPPRFARVKFTLQDGRALWYADMRKFGRLGLVRDVTADLASLGPEPFAPELDAEALLARLAGRRRPIKSLLLDQSFLAGLGNIYADEALFEAGIHPCTPARNLTLAEAERLLQSLRGVLARGIANRGTTIADYVDGQGRPGTNQWQLRVYGRAGQDCPRCGRPIERLRLAGRSTCFCSSCQPSRPKV